The following coding sequences lie in one Lolium perenne isolate Kyuss_39 chromosome 2, Kyuss_2.0, whole genome shotgun sequence genomic window:
- the LOC127334019 gene encoding uncharacterized protein codes for MGLCMSSGAAAVAAVQADGLAASTAMVLLPTGELREYTPPATAARVLQDSVEVGAGWFLCDADAMGFDGAVAAVGGAEELRPGQIYFVLPADARRSGLRRDDIAALAVRASAALARTSRTSQLVFEPPAEKVDPTAAYKTVPALAAKRRQVARAKSAGRMQPRFAPDLSAISECDTSE; via the coding sequence ATGGGGCTCTGCATGTCTAGCGGCGCCGCAGCTGTGGCGGCGGTGCAGGCCGACGGGCTGGCCGCGTCTACCGCGATGGTGCTCCTACCAACAGGGGAGCTGCGAGAATACACGCCCCCGGCCACAGCCGCGCGGGTGCTCCAGGACTCCGTCGAGGTGGGAGCCGGCTGGTTCCTGTGCGACGCCGACGCGATGGGGTTCGACGGCGCCGTGGCCGCCGTGGGCGGGGCCGAGGAGCTCCGCCCGGGCCAGATCTACTTCGTGCTCCCCGCGGACGCCCGCCGCAGCGGGCTCCGGCGGGACGACATCGCCGCGCTCGCCGTCAGGGCGTCCGCCGCGCTCGCCAGGACGTCCCGCACGTCGCAGCTCGTGTTCGAGCCTCCGGCGGAGAAGGTCGACCCGACCGCCGCCTACAAGACCGTGCCGGCGCTGGCGGCCAAGAGGCGGCAGGTGgcgcgcgccaagagcgccgggaGGATGCAGCCGCGGTTCGCGCCGGATCTCAGCGCCATTTCCGAGTGCGACACGAGTGAGTGA